The nucleotide sequence GCGCCACCGCCATCCCGCTGGAGCTCCCGCCGTTCACCCTGGTCGGCGCCACCACCCGCGCCGGCCTGCTGCCGCCCCCCTTGCGCGACCGCTTCGGCTTCACCGCGCACATGGAGTTCTACGAGCCGCGCGAGCTCCAGCGCGTGGTGCACCGCTCCGCCAGCCTGCTGGACGTCGAGATCGACCCGTCCGGCGCCGCCGAGATCGCCGGCCGCTCCCGCGGCACGCCCCGTATCGCCAACCGGCTGCTGCGCCGGGTGCGCGACTACGCCCAGGTCAAGGCCGACGGCCTGATCGACCGGGACATCGCGGCCGCCGCCCTCGCCGTCTACGAGGTGGACGCGCGCGGCCTCGACCGGCTCGACCGGGGCGTGCTGGAGGCGCTGCTGAAACTGTTCGGCGGCGGCCCGGTGGGCCTGTCGACACTGGCCGTCGCGGTGGGGGAGGAGCGCGAGACGGTGGAAGAGGTCGCCGAACCCTTCCTCGTCCGCGAGGGCCTGCTCGCCCGCACCCCGCGCGGGCGCGTCGCCACCCCCGCCGCCTGGGCGCATCTCGGCCTCACCCCGCCGCAGGGACCGGCCAAGGGAAACGGACAACGGGACCTGTTCGGGGCGTGAGACGGTCGCATTGGCCCCATGCGGAACCCAGGTGCCATGCTGAGCGTTGTTCCATGCGCGCGGACTCGCTTAGACTCCGCCGATGCCGCCCATGTGGGCGACGCCGACCAGCCCCCTCCAACAGGCCGCTCACCGCGCGGTCACGCGAAGGAAATTCCGTCTCGTGAATGTCTATACCCTTCTCCCCTTCATCGTGCTCATCGCGGTCATGTTCCTGATGACGCGCTCGGCCAAGAAGAAGCAGCAGCAGGCTGCCAACATGCGGAACGAGATGCAGCCCGGCTCGGGTGTCCGCACGATCGGGGGGATGTACGCGACGGTCAAGGAAGTCACCGAGGACACCGTCCTCCTCGACGCCGGGCCGGGCGTCGAGCTGATCTTCGCCAAGAACGCGATCGGCGCCGTCCTCTCCGACGACGAGTACAACCGCATCATCCACGGCATCGAGCACGACCTGAAGTCGGACTCCGAGATCGTCCCGGACGACGCGTCCGCCCTCACCGCGACCGACGCCGAGCACAAGGCCGTCGACTTCGGCAAGAAGGACGACGCCGAGCCCGCCGAGGACAAGGCCGTCGCCGACAAGGCGGAGACCGTCGAGGCCGCCGACAAGCCCGAGGCCGGGAACGACGCGGTCGCCGACAAGGCCGAGCCCGCCGAGTCGCCGAAGAAGACCGACGGCGACGCCGACACGAAGTAGTCACGTCTCCGGGGCGTCCCGGCGCCTTTCACCGGGCGCGGGGCACGCCCCGGACGCCGTCGTTCCCCGCACGGAATCCCGACACCATGTCATGGCCACCGGCGCCCACGGCGCACCGGGCGGCCCGAGAGGGAGTACGAGAAGGTGGCAGCACCTAAGAAGGGCCGGGGCGCGAGCACCCAGAGCAAGCCAGGGCGCTCGCTGGTCCTCATCCTGATCGCCATCGTGGCGATGACCGGAGGCATGTTCCTCGCGGGTCACACCACCCCGCGTCTCGGCATCGACCTTGCCGGCGGCACGAGCATCACGCTCAAGGCGAAGGCCGACCAGGGGTCGGCGATCAACAAGGCCAACATGGACACCGCGGTCGACATCATGAACCGCCGTGTCAACGGCCTTGGTGTCTCCGAGGCCGAGGTGCAGACCCAGGGTGACGATCACATCATCGTCAACATCCCCAAGGGCACCAACTCCAAGGAGGCCCAGCAGCAGGTCGGCACCACCGCCAAGCTGTACTTCCGCCCGGTCCTGGCCAGCGAGCCCAGCGGCGGCGCCACCCCCAAGCCTTCGCCGAGCACCTCCTCCGGCGCCAGCGGCTCCCCGAGCCCGTCCGCCAGCCCCTCCGGCGACCAGAAGGCGTCCGCGCCCACCGGCTCCGCCTCGCCGAGCGCCACGGCCACCTCGCAGGGCCGCGCCGTCAGCGACGCGCTGAAGGCCGACGCCACCCCGTCGCCGACCGGCTCCCCGAGCACCAAGTCCTCCGGCGCCCCGGCCAGCCCCTCCGCGCCGGCCACCGGTGGCACGGACGACACCAAGAAGCTCCAGGCCGCCTACGCGGCCCTGGACTGCACCAAGCCCGCCGACCGGGCCAAGGCCGGCCAGGCCAACAAGCCCAGCGAGCCCGTCGTGGCCTGCGGCGAGATCAACAAGGTCTGGTACAAGTACGTCCTCGGCCCCGCCGCCGTGGACGGCACCGAGGTGAAGAAGGCCAGCGCGGTCTTCGACACCCAGGGCGCCTCCGGCTGGCAGGTGCAGATGACCTTCACCTCCTCCGGCGCCAAGAAGTTCGCCGACATCACCGGCGAGCTGGCCAAGAACCAGCAGCCGCAGAACGAGTTCGGCATCGTCCTCGACGGCGACGTGGTCTCCAGCCCGTTCGTGCAGCAGGCCATCACCGGCGGCCAGGCCGAGATCTCCGGCCGGTTCACGCAGGAGGAGGCCCAGAGCCTCTCCAACATGCTGTCCTACGGCGCGCTCCCGCTGTCCTTCCAGGAGGAGACCGTCACCACGGTCACCGCCGCGCTCGGTGGCGAGCAGCTCAAGGCCGGTCTGCTGGCCGGCGCCATCGGCCTCGTCCTGGTCGTGATCTACCTGGTGGCCTACTACCGCGGGCTGTCGCTCGTGGCCATGGCCTCCCTGCTGGTCTCCGCGATCCTCACCTACGTGATCATGTCGCTGCTCGGCCCGGCCATCGGCTTCGCGCTGAACCTGCCCGCCGTCTGCGGTGCCATCGTCGCCATCGGTATCACCGCGGACTCGTTCATCGTGTACTTCGAACGCATCCGGGACGAGATCCGCGAGGGCCGCTCGCTGCGCCCCGCCGTGGAGCGGGCCTGGCCGCGCGCCCGGCGCACCATCCTGGTCTCCGACTTCGTGTCGTTCCTCGCCGCCGCGGTGCTCTTCATCGTCACCGTCGGCAAGGTCCAGGGCTTCGCGTTCACGCTCGGTCTGACCACCGTCCTCGACGTCGTGGTGGTCTTCTTCTTCACCAAGCCGCTCATGACCCTGCTGGCCCGCCGCAGGTTCTTCGCCGAAGGCCACAAGTGGTCCGGGCTCGACCCGCAGAGCCTGGGTGCCAAGCCGCCGCTGCGCCGCACCCGCCGTCCCTCCGGTCCCTCCGCGGGCCCCGTCGACCCCAAGGGGGCGTGAGCGATGTCGAAACTCGGTTCTATCGGCGCGCGGCTGCACCGCGGTGAGGTCAGCTACGACTTCATCGGCAAGCGCAAGATCTGGTACGGCGTCTCCATCCTGATCACCATCACGGCCATCCTCGGCCTGGCGGTGCGCGGCCTGAACATGGGCATCGACTTCCAGGGCGGCGCCGTCTTCACCACCCCGACCAAGATGAGCGCCTCGGTCGCCCAGGTCGAGGAGTACGCCCAGGACGCCTCCGGCCACGAGGCGGTCGTCCAGAAGCTCGGCAACGGCAGCCTGCGCATCCAGATCGCCGGCATCGACACCGGCAAGTCCGACGAGATCAAGCAGACCCTCGCCAAGGACCTCAAGATCGACTCCGAGCGGCTCAACGCCGACCTGGTCGGCCCGAGCTGGGGTGAGCAGATCGCCAACAAGGCGTGGCAGGGCCTGGCGATCTTCATGGTGCTCGTGGTGATCTACCTGGCGATCGCCTTCGAGTGGCGCATGGCCATCGCGGCCCTCGTCGCGCTGATCCACGACATCACCATCACCGTCGGCATCTACGCCCTCGTCGGCTTCGAGGTCACGCCCGGCACGGTCATCGGTCTGCTGACCATCCTCGGTTACTCGCTCTACGACACGGTCGTCGTCTTCGACAGCCTCAAGGAGCAGACCAAGGACATCACCAAGCAGACCCGCTTCACCTACAGCGACATCGCCAACCACTCGATCAACAGCACCCTGGTGCGCTCCATCAACACCACGGTGGTCGCACTGCTCCCGGTGGCGGGCCTGCTGTTCATCGGCGGCGGTTTCCTCGGAGCGGGCACCCTCAACGACATCTCACTGTCGCTGTTCGTCGGCCTCGCGGCCGGCGCGTACTCCTCGATCTTCATCGCCACGCCGCTCGTCGCCGACCTCAAGGAGCGCGAGCCCGCGATGAAGGCCCTCCGCAAGCGGGTCCTGGCCAAGCGTGCCCAGGCCGCCGCCGGGGAAGCGCACGGGGAGTCCCGGTCCGCCACCGGAGAACCGTCCGACGACGCGTCGCCCGCCGTGGTGGGCCCGCGTGACCAGTCCGCACCCCGCAACCGGGGCCGCGGCCGACCCTCTGGAAAGCGCCGATGACCTCCATCCAGGAGCTTCTGCTCAGCCGTATCCGCGACGTGGCCGACTACCCGGAGCCGGGCGTGATGTTCAAGGACATCACCCCGCTCCTGGCCGACCCCGCCGCGTTCACCGCCCTCACCGACACTCTGGCGGAACTCGCCGCGAACGCAGGGGCGACCAAGATCGTCGGACTGGAGGCGCGGGGCTTCATCCTGGGCGCGCCGGTCGCCGTCCGCGCCGGCCTCGGCTTCATCCCCGTCCGCAAGGCCGGCAAGCTCCCCGGAGCGACGCTGCGCCAGGCGTACGACCTGGAGTACGGCTCCGCCGAGATCGAGGTGCACGCCGAGGACCTGTCCGACGGCGACCGCGTGTTCATCGTGGACGACGTGCTCGCCACCGGCGGCACCGCCGAGGCCGCGATCAAGCTGATCGAGCGCGCCGGCGCGCAGGTCTGCGGCGTCGCGGTCCTCATGGAGCTGGGCTTCCTCGGCGGCCGCGCCCGCCTGGAGCCCGCCCTGGACGGCGCGCCCCTGGAGGCGCTGCTCCAGGTCTGACGGAGCCGAGCGGACCGCGAGCGGCCGCGAGCGCACCGGGTTCACCCCCGGCCCGCGCTCGCGGCCGCTCCGTTTTCCCGACGGCCCGCGCCGGACCCCCGGAATCCCCCACCCGCCCCACGTGTTCCACTGGTGGACCGCTCTCCCGTCAGGCTGAAGGCGATGGTGAGGCGCGGGATCGCTACCATGGGGTTTCCGGAGCCTGACCGGGGGACCCGGATCGCGCACTAGGAGTCCTCTTGCCAGACGAGGCCCAGCCACTGACCGCCGCAAAGCCGGAGTCCGCTTCGGCACCCGCGGTGAAGCCCGCGCCGAACGCGTCGGACGCGAAGAACGACCGGCACGGCTCGGTCGAGCACGCCCAGTCGGCGCCGGTGGAGAAGACCGCCGACACGGCGCGCCCCAAGCCGGCCCCCGTGCGCCCGGCGGCCGGTCAGACCGCGCCCCGCTCCGGCTCCTCCAACCGCGTCCGCGCCCGTCTGGCCCGCCTCGGCGTGCAGCGCGCCAACCCCTACAACCCGGTGCTGGAGCCGCTGCTGCGGATAGTGCGCAGCAACGACCCCAAGATCGAGAACGCGACGCTCCGCCAGATCGAGCGCGCCTACCAGGTCGCCGAGCGCTGGCACCGCGGCCAGAAGCGCAAGAGCGGCGATCCGTACATCACGCACCCGCTCGCCGTCACCACGATCCTCGCCGAGCTGGGCATGGACCCGGCCACGCTGATGGCCGGACTGCTGCACGACACCGTCGAGGACACCGAGTACGGCCTGGACGACCTGCGCCGCGACTTCGGCGACGTGGTCGCGCTGCTCGTGGACGGCGTCACCAAGCTGGACAAGGTCAAGTTCGGCGAGGCCGCTCAGGCCGAGACCGTGCGCAAGATGGTCGTCGCCATGGCCAAGGACCCCCGCGTCCTGGTCATCAAACTCGCCGACCGCCTGCACAACATGCGCACCATGCGCTATCTCAAGCGCGAGAAGCAGGAGAAGAAGGCGCGCGAGACCCTGGAGATCTACGCGCCGCTCGCCCACCGCCTGGGCATGAACACCATCAAGTGGGAGCTGGAGGACCTGGCGTTCGCCATCCTCTACCCCAAGATGTACGACGAGATCGTGCGGCTGGTCGCCGAGCGCGCCCCCAAGCGCGACGAGTACCTGGCCATAGTCACCGACGAGGTGCAGGCCGACCTGCGCGCCGCGCGCATCAAGGCGACCGTCACCGGGCGCCCCAAGCACTACTACAGCGTCTACCAGAAGATGATCGTCCGCGGCCGTGACTTCGCGGAGATCTACGACCTGGTCGGCATCCGCGTCCTGGTCGAGACCGTCCGGGAC is from Streptomyces seoulensis and encodes:
- the yajC gene encoding preprotein translocase subunit YajC; the protein is MNVYTLLPFIVLIAVMFLMTRSAKKKQQQAANMRNEMQPGSGVRTIGGMYATVKEVTEDTVLLDAGPGVELIFAKNAIGAVLSDDEYNRIIHGIEHDLKSDSEIVPDDASALTATDAEHKAVDFGKKDDAEPAEDKAVADKAETVEAADKPEAGNDAVADKAEPAESPKKTDGDADTK
- the secD gene encoding protein translocase subunit SecD, producing the protein MAAPKKGRGASTQSKPGRSLVLILIAIVAMTGGMFLAGHTTPRLGIDLAGGTSITLKAKADQGSAINKANMDTAVDIMNRRVNGLGVSEAEVQTQGDDHIIVNIPKGTNSKEAQQQVGTTAKLYFRPVLASEPSGGATPKPSPSTSSGASGSPSPSASPSGDQKASAPTGSASPSATATSQGRAVSDALKADATPSPTGSPSTKSSGAPASPSAPATGGTDDTKKLQAAYAALDCTKPADRAKAGQANKPSEPVVACGEINKVWYKYVLGPAAVDGTEVKKASAVFDTQGASGWQVQMTFTSSGAKKFADITGELAKNQQPQNEFGIVLDGDVVSSPFVQQAITGGQAEISGRFTQEEAQSLSNMLSYGALPLSFQEETVTTVTAALGGEQLKAGLLAGAIGLVLVVIYLVAYYRGLSLVAMASLLVSAILTYVIMSLLGPAIGFALNLPAVCGAIVAIGITADSFIVYFERIRDEIREGRSLRPAVERAWPRARRTILVSDFVSFLAAAVLFIVTVGKVQGFAFTLGLTTVLDVVVVFFFTKPLMTLLARRRFFAEGHKWSGLDPQSLGAKPPLRRTRRPSGPSAGPVDPKGA
- the ruvB gene encoding Holliday junction branch migration DNA helicase RuvB; protein product: MNWDDTTDGAAERLVDTAADREDQAVEAALRPKDLGEFIGQEKVREQLDLVLRAARARGATADHVLLSGAPGLGKTTLSMIIAAEMGAPIRITSGPAIQHAGDLAAILSSLQEGEVLFLDEIHRMSRPAEEMLYMAMEDFRVDVIVGKGPGATAIPLELPPFTLVGATTRAGLLPPPLRDRFGFTAHMEFYEPRELQRVVHRSASLLDVEIDPSGAAEIAGRSRGTPRIANRLLRRVRDYAQVKADGLIDRDIAAAALAVYEVDARGLDRLDRGVLEALLKLFGGGPVGLSTLAVAVGEERETVEEVAEPFLVREGLLARTPRGRVATPAAWAHLGLTPPQGPAKGNGQRDLFGA
- the secF gene encoding protein translocase subunit SecF; this translates as MSKLGSIGARLHRGEVSYDFIGKRKIWYGVSILITITAILGLAVRGLNMGIDFQGGAVFTTPTKMSASVAQVEEYAQDASGHEAVVQKLGNGSLRIQIAGIDTGKSDEIKQTLAKDLKIDSERLNADLVGPSWGEQIANKAWQGLAIFMVLVVIYLAIAFEWRMAIAALVALIHDITITVGIYALVGFEVTPGTVIGLLTILGYSLYDTVVVFDSLKEQTKDITKQTRFTYSDIANHSINSTLVRSINTTVVALLPVAGLLFIGGGFLGAGTLNDISLSLFVGLAAGAYSSIFIATPLVADLKEREPAMKALRKRVLAKRAQAAAGEAHGESRSATGEPSDDASPAVVGPRDQSAPRNRGRGRPSGKRR
- a CDS encoding adenine phosphoribosyltransferase, with translation MTSIQELLLSRIRDVADYPEPGVMFKDITPLLADPAAFTALTDTLAELAANAGATKIVGLEARGFILGAPVAVRAGLGFIPVRKAGKLPGATLRQAYDLEYGSAEIEVHAEDLSDGDRVFIVDDVLATGGTAEAAIKLIERAGAQVCGVAVLMELGFLGGRARLEPALDGAPLEALLQV